A stretch of the Bacillus anthracis str. Vollum genome encodes the following:
- a CDS encoding MBOAT family O-acyltransferase, producing MLFNSFEFIFLFLPIAFLLYFLLNKFGQTTLAKAWLVAASLFFYSYWNIKYLPLMLVSLIVNYFIGMKLVKHKSKLLLTVGLIFNIGMLSYFKYYDFFLQNVNSLFGTHFTLLSLTLPLAISFYTFQKIAFLVDTYRGETEACHFLDYALFVTFFPQLIAGPIVHHAQIMPQFADRSKKRWQSNYIVLGIFVFAIGIFKKVGIADVLSPVVREGFDVQQSLTFVEAWLSSLAFTFQLYFDFSGYSDMAIGIALMFNIKLPQNFNSPYKAVSIQDFWHRWHMTLSQFLTKYVYISLGGNRKGITRTYVNIMIVFLISGLWHGAGWTFIFWGFLHGLASVVHRLWNKAGGRMPDWAGWLVTFFFINITWVFFRATSMHDAVKVLKGMFGFNGFELANSVFPVFIIEKLQFLKEYGVSFTEAYHVSLLNTEIVAYIFGALCISFFLKNSIQLKDSFRPTVWTALFTAILLVYSVLHLTSISEFLYFNF from the coding sequence GTGTTATTTAACTCGTTTGAGTTTATTTTTTTATTTTTACCGATAGCATTTCTTTTATATTTTCTATTAAATAAATTTGGACAAACTACTTTAGCGAAAGCTTGGCTTGTAGCAGCATCTTTATTTTTCTATAGTTATTGGAACATAAAATATTTGCCGCTTATGTTAGTATCGCTCATTGTGAACTACTTTATCGGAATGAAGCTCGTGAAGCATAAGAGCAAACTTCTTTTAACAGTAGGCTTAATATTTAATATAGGAATGCTTAGTTATTTCAAGTATTATGATTTCTTTTTACAAAATGTAAATTCGTTATTTGGAACTCATTTTACATTATTATCATTAACGTTACCGCTTGCGATTAGTTTCTATACATTCCAAAAGATTGCATTTTTAGTAGATACATATCGCGGGGAAACGGAGGCATGTCATTTTCTTGATTACGCTCTGTTTGTAACATTTTTCCCGCAACTTATTGCAGGGCCAATTGTACACCATGCGCAAATTATGCCACAGTTTGCTGATCGTAGTAAAAAGCGTTGGCAATCAAATTATATCGTTCTCGGTATTTTTGTATTTGCCATCGGTATTTTCAAGAAAGTAGGGATTGCAGACGTTTTATCTCCTGTCGTACGAGAAGGATTTGATGTACAGCAATCGCTAACCTTTGTTGAAGCGTGGCTTTCATCATTAGCGTTTACATTCCAGCTATACTTTGATTTCAGTGGATATAGCGATATGGCAATTGGGATTGCGTTAATGTTTAATATTAAATTGCCTCAAAACTTTAACTCTCCTTATAAAGCGGTGAGTATACAAGACTTTTGGCATCGTTGGCATATGACATTAAGCCAGTTTTTAACGAAATATGTGTATATTTCTCTTGGAGGAAATCGAAAAGGAATTACGCGTACATACGTCAATATTATGATTGTTTTCTTAATAAGTGGACTTTGGCACGGTGCTGGCTGGACATTTATTTTCTGGGGATTTCTGCACGGATTAGCTTCTGTTGTTCATCGATTGTGGAATAAAGCAGGAGGTCGCATGCCGGACTGGGCAGGATGGCTTGTGACATTTTTCTTCATTAATATAACGTGGGTGTTCTTTAGAGCAACATCGATGCATGATGCGGTGAAGGTATTAAAAGGAATGTTTGGATTTAATGGATTCGAACTCGCAAATAGTGTGTTCCCGGTATTTATTATTGAGAAACTACAATTTTTAAAAGAGTACGGTGTTTCATTTACTGAAGCATACCATGTTTCATTATTAAATACGGAAATAGTAGCGTATATTTTCGGAGCATTATGTATTAGTTTCTTCTTAAAAAATTCAATTCAGTTAAAAGACTCATTCCGTCCGACAGTATGGACGGCGTTATTTACTGCAATATTACTTGTGTATAGTGTGTTACATTTAACGAGTATTAGTGAGTTTTTATACTTTAATTTCTAG
- a CDS encoding O-antigen ligase family protein, which yields MVTKLKQTANYFPHFLLLFIVFQPILDLLTSFSIYVLHMSATVGIVVRFAFMLLALGYLLLHHKQQGAKKYILYLCLFGIVLAIGLVNNLMIKSPVSFGEEVKFIMKSVYPIVLLFGYIIALKELKNNEFAFHKIITYFLYATLILSISIITAMATGTDFPSYPNSKIGSRGWFFAGNDLSSIFAIMFPIVVLYSVHKTTSFSKVYYWIPTVLAMYASIMIGTKVGYGAIVITLGIALFFLFIEYMMHRKKEGKGFTYLVNTIVAAVVLGGLLVLTPQTPIAKNMSIHLQIYEYKKSVQDEKDRKEGKVVKEEEHKQGELTDSEMKSLIYSDRDKFLKVYKQYYKEAPLSQKLFGMGYAGNYTTKMKLVEMDFHDLFFAFGIVGFLMYLLPLLYFGIKIFIRLITNFKKLFSVKHMLLASTLVLSLGIGFMSGHVLTAPAVSIFFVVILAYLIVDLEIE from the coding sequence ATCGTAGTCCGTTTCGCCTTTATGCTTCTTGCATTGGGTTATCTACTTCTTCATCATAAACAACAAGGCGCAAAAAAATATATTCTTTATTTATGTCTATTTGGCATCGTACTCGCAATCGGCCTTGTGAATAATTTAATGATCAAATCTCCAGTTTCATTTGGAGAAGAAGTGAAGTTCATTATGAAAAGTGTATATCCAATTGTACTACTGTTTGGATATATTATCGCACTAAAAGAATTAAAAAATAACGAATTTGCGTTTCATAAAATCATTACATATTTCTTATATGCAACGTTAATTTTAAGTATTTCGATTATCACAGCGATGGCAACTGGAACAGATTTCCCAAGCTACCCGAACTCAAAAATTGGTTCAAGAGGATGGTTCTTTGCTGGAAATGATTTAAGTTCCATTTTCGCAATTATGTTCCCAATCGTTGTCTTATACTCGGTCCATAAAACAACTTCTTTCTCAAAAGTGTATTACTGGATTCCAACTGTACTTGCGATGTATGCAAGCATTATGATCGGAACGAAAGTAGGCTATGGTGCTATCGTTATTACACTTGGCATCGCTCTTTTCTTCTTATTCATTGAATATATGATGCATCGTAAAAAAGAAGGAAAAGGATTCACATATCTTGTAAATACAATCGTTGCTGCTGTCGTATTAGGTGGTTTACTCGTTCTTACACCGCAAACCCCTATCGCAAAAAACATGAGCATCCACTTACAAATATATGAATACAAAAAATCAGTACAAGACGAAAAAGACCGAAAAGAAGGAAAAGTAGTTAAAGAAGAAGAACATAAACAAGGCGAACTAACAGACTCTGAAATGAAAAGTTTAATTTACAGTGATCGCGACAAGTTTTTAAAAGTATACAAACAATACTATAAAGAAGCACCACTATCCCAAAAACTATTTGGAATGGGCTACGCTGGTAACTATACAACGAAAATGAAGTTAGTCGAAATGGATTTCCACGACCTATTCTTTGCGTTCGGTATTGTCGGCTTCCTTATGTATTTACTGCCGCTTCTTTATTTCGGTATAAAAATATTCATTCGCTTGATCACAAACTTCAAAAAACTATTTAGCGTAAAACATATGCTACTAGCTAGCACACTCGTCCTATCGCTCGGTATCGGCTTTATGTCTGGACACGTCTTAACAGCACCAGCCGTTAGTATTTTCTTTGTTGTGATACTTGCTTACTTAATTGTTGATTTAGAAATAGAATAG
- the patB1 gene encoding secondary cell wall polysaccharide O-acetyltransferase PatB1 yields MKKLGNLILFIGFLTIIFSFGILSLLKTDRDISPVENRPLAQKPALTKEALLTGSFFKDFETYTNDQLIGRDELIKNYTIAQINMGKSLINDIILTDDKWLLKNPAWTTKYNEIDQSMPAINDLSQFSKEQNVEFYFALPPSKTNALSFKLPSHIHTYAQENLNYFLTKLPADVKPIKLMEHLKKNYTNEEIQDMYFKTDHHWNMDGAFLGYQYIMNTIGQQSSIYKGKEIKKEDYTRTCAQNKHLVGSFNNQLYQLIDATGEKLCYYTPKDGFNFTSVTAKDVKGTIHQNLDEIYGVEKQKDTTSYAGYYTDDYPEIVIENNNAQNEVRALVLKDSFANAIVPHLAQSFKHTSILDLRHYHEKDVYQYMKDNNINMVLFVYSDSNLSGDMFKFKK; encoded by the coding sequence ATGAAAAAATTGGGGAACCTCATCCTGTTTATCGGTTTTCTCACCATTATCTTTTCATTTGGCATATTATCGTTACTCAAAACAGACCGAGACATTTCACCAGTTGAAAATCGGCCGCTCGCTCAAAAACCAGCACTTACGAAAGAAGCTCTCCTAACTGGTAGCTTCTTTAAAGATTTTGAAACATACACAAATGATCAACTAATCGGACGAGATGAGCTTATTAAAAACTATACGATTGCTCAAATTAATATGGGCAAATCTCTCATTAACGACATTATTTTAACTGATGATAAATGGCTCCTGAAAAATCCGGCGTGGACAACAAAATATAATGAAATTGACCAATCCATGCCTGCTATAAACGACTTATCTCAGTTTTCAAAAGAACAAAACGTTGAGTTTTACTTTGCTTTACCACCGTCAAAAACGAATGCATTATCATTTAAATTACCTTCTCATATTCACACATATGCACAGGAAAATTTAAATTACTTTCTAACGAAACTACCAGCTGACGTAAAACCAATAAAACTTATGGAACACTTGAAAAAGAACTATACGAATGAAGAAATACAAGACATGTATTTCAAAACAGATCATCATTGGAATATGGACGGTGCCTTCTTAGGTTACCAATATATAATGAACACAATCGGGCAACAATCTTCTATATATAAAGGAAAAGAAATAAAAAAAGAAGATTACACTCGTACATGCGCGCAAAATAAACATTTAGTCGGAAGCTTCAACAACCAACTATACCAACTCATCGATGCAACTGGTGAAAAATTGTGCTACTACACACCGAAAGACGGTTTTAACTTCACAAGCGTAACCGCAAAAGATGTGAAAGGCACTATTCATCAAAACTTAGATGAAATATATGGCGTAGAAAAACAAAAAGATACAACATCATACGCAGGTTATTACACAGATGACTATCCAGAAATCGTCATCGAAAATAACAACGCACAAAATGAAGTACGCGCCTTAGTCCTAAAAGACTCATTCGCAAACGCGATCGTGCCACACTTAGCACAAAGTTTCAAACACACATCCATCCTCGACCTGCGTCACTATCACGAAAAAGATGTATATCAATACATGAAAGACAATAACATTAACATGGTATTGTTCGTGTATAGTGATTCGAATTTGAGTGGGGATATGTTTAAGTTTAAGAAATAA
- a CDS encoding MBOAT family O-acyltransferase produces the protein MVFSSSIFLFIFLPLVLFFYFIVRAELRNFVLLAFSLIFYAWGEPRFVLLMLFSILLNYCFGLLVHHYDKRKNMKVTFLIMAVIGNILLLSYFKYISFFTDILNNVLHLSIHVEPIPLPIGISFYTFQAMSYVIDIYRKDGDVQKNPLNLALYISIFPQLIAGPIVRYNIVAEQIKTRIHSFERFTEGIQIFVLGLAKKILIANQVGFVADKIFALPPSEMSVGTAWIGIIAYTLQIYFDFSGYSDMAIGIGKMFGFDFPKNFNYPYISKSISEFWRRWHITLGSWFRDYIYIPLGGNRVSKLANYRNLFIVWGLTGLWHGASWTFIAWGLYYGFIISIEKAGFEKILNKLWKPLQHAYVLLIVMIGWVFFRADNFAYSFQYLKAMFGIDGQSFIDDNTMLYVHEYIIVFLIAFIAATPILKRMKNILELAPKTYMFTTQFVRPILLLTLFMISVMYLINSTYNPFIYFRF, from the coding sequence TTGGTATTTAGTAGTTCGATTTTCTTATTTATCTTTTTACCTCTCGTATTATTTTTCTATTTTATAGTGCGTGCCGAGCTACGTAATTTCGTATTACTTGCATTTAGTTTAATTTTCTATGCATGGGGCGAACCGCGTTTCGTTCTTTTAATGCTCTTTTCCATCTTATTAAACTACTGCTTCGGCCTACTCGTGCATCATTATGATAAACGAAAAAATATGAAAGTCACATTTTTAATTATGGCTGTGATCGGGAATATACTATTGCTTTCTTATTTTAAGTATATTTCATTTTTCACAGACATTTTAAACAACGTATTGCACTTATCTATTCATGTGGAACCTATTCCACTACCAATTGGAATTTCATTTTATACATTCCAAGCGATGTCCTATGTCATCGATATATACCGTAAAGATGGGGATGTTCAAAAAAATCCACTTAACTTAGCGCTATATATATCTATTTTCCCTCAGCTTATTGCCGGGCCAATTGTTCGTTACAATATCGTCGCTGAGCAAATTAAAACGCGCATCCACTCTTTTGAACGATTCACAGAAGGTATTCAAATTTTTGTTCTCGGACTAGCAAAAAAGATATTAATTGCTAACCAAGTTGGATTTGTCGCCGATAAAATCTTTGCCTTACCACCATCTGAAATGAGTGTTGGAACAGCATGGATCGGTATTATCGCCTACACATTGCAAATTTATTTCGATTTCTCAGGGTACTCTGATATGGCAATTGGAATTGGAAAAATGTTCGGCTTTGATTTCCCGAAAAACTTCAACTACCCATACATCTCTAAATCTATTTCAGAGTTTTGGAGAAGATGGCATATTACACTCGGCTCTTGGTTCCGCGATTACATATATATCCCGCTCGGCGGAAACCGCGTTTCAAAACTAGCGAATTATCGTAACCTCTTCATCGTATGGGGGTTAACTGGTTTATGGCACGGGGCGAGCTGGACATTTATCGCCTGGGGTTTATATTACGGCTTTATTATTTCAATTGAAAAAGCTGGATTCGAAAAAATATTAAACAAACTATGGAAACCACTGCAACATGCATACGTATTACTAATCGTTATGATCGGTTGGGTCTTCTTCCGAGCTGACAACTTCGCTTACTCGTTCCAATATTTAAAAGCGATGTTCGGCATAGATGGTCAATCTTTCATCGATGACAATACAATGCTGTACGTACATGAATACATTATCGTATTTCTCATTGCCTTTATCGCAGCGACACCAATTTTAAAACGAATGAAAAACATACTAGAACTTGCACCAAAAACGTATATGTTCACAACACAATTTGTACGTCCTATATTATTACTAACATTATTTATGATTTCGGTTATGTACTTGATTAACTCAACATATAATCCATTTATTTATTTCAGGTTTTAA